A region of Candidatus Leptovillus gracilis DNA encodes the following proteins:
- a CDS encoding YncE family protein, with amino-acid sequence MDSKLVSQVQRIIWTGFVLLLALGVMCVLVWQVLPTAAQPGPEWQSPAAAEADNAYPAPVDIAPDAQAGFGRPEEMVTHTAVLQNNTGVDHSFTLSLAPGYTWDASVSPMQTAVLTPGAYLPITVTVLIPPGIGEGQMDSLTVLAQPDATTQYTGTAVIDTAVICDPYLAFRGESRLDLNVLDDTYAYAGQRAAYLLIDADVQPTYFPLNAIISGYDPDSDTWQVIAEQTSGPGGLLVHQTLMPPTYSKIRVQMDERSSYNGYVSYEYQIAVCREPAVYLEPAVQDGYVGAGETAVYSQTLTNWTMDSATFDLSAAGNAWPVSFWHNGSQITRTTLLADLETFAFEVHATTPPGASPGADDVVTIQATAVTSPTINNSATLTTHVTGELAYITLSGANQVAVVDTANAAFLHTIDVGGSSCTYPQRAAMNPSGSSVYVACVYSNNVAIIDTATQTVSHVIGSIYSPNDITFSRDGQYAFISKGYSYEVVVVNTTNFFQLVIPINSVAYNLVSHPFLDLIYISTDNNEILVLDAATFTVVNSIDLEAHPRDMAIAPDGQWLYVGDDWGRVCLWWI; translated from the coding sequence ATGGACAGTAAATTGGTAAGCCAGGTACAGCGTATCATTTGGACGGGTTTTGTCTTGTTGTTGGCCTTGGGGGTGATGTGTGTCCTGGTTTGGCAGGTGCTGCCTACGGCCGCTCAACCCGGCCCAGAATGGCAGTCGCCGGCAGCGGCCGAAGCGGATAATGCCTATCCGGCGCCGGTGGACATTGCGCCGGACGCCCAGGCCGGTTTTGGACGGCCGGAAGAAATGGTGACCCACACGGCCGTGTTGCAAAATAATACCGGCGTGGATCATAGTTTTACGTTGAGTCTCGCCCCCGGTTACACCTGGGACGCATCCGTTTCGCCCATGCAGACGGCCGTCTTAACGCCTGGCGCTTATCTGCCTATCACCGTCACGGTGCTCATTCCGCCGGGCATTGGCGAAGGGCAGATGGACAGCCTGACCGTGCTTGCCCAGCCGGACGCCACCACCCAGTATACCGGCACGGCCGTTATAGATACGGCCGTTATTTGTGACCCATATCTGGCCTTTCGCGGCGAGTCAAGGCTAGACTTAAATGTTTTGGATGACACGTATGCCTACGCTGGGCAGCGGGCAGCTTATTTACTCATAGACGCTGATGTTCAGCCAACGTATTTTCCGCTCAACGCCATCATCTCTGGCTACGACCCGGACAGCGATACCTGGCAGGTGATTGCCGAGCAAACCAGCGGCCCAGGCGGGCTGTTGGTTCACCAAACCCTCATGCCGCCCACCTACAGCAAAATTCGCGTGCAGATGGACGAGAGATCTTCTTATAATGGGTATGTCTCTTACGAATACCAGATAGCGGTTTGCCGCGAACCGGCAGTATATCTGGAGCCGGCTGTTCAGGATGGGTATGTTGGCGCGGGGGAAACGGCCGTCTACAGCCAGACCCTCACCAACTGGACCATGGACAGCGCCACTTTCGATCTGAGCGCGGCTGGCAATGCCTGGCCTGTCTCCTTCTGGCACAATGGCAGCCAGATTACGCGCACCACCCTGTTGGCGGACCTGGAAACTTTTGCGTTCGAGGTCCACGCCACCACCCCACCAGGAGCCAGCCCTGGCGCGGACGACGTTGTTACCATTCAGGCAACGGCCGTAACCAGCCCTACCATCAACAACAGCGCCACACTCACCACCCACGTCACCGGCGAACTGGCCTATATCACACTTTCAGGCGCCAACCAGGTAGCTGTGGTGGATACCGCCAACGCCGCCTTCCTACACACCATTGATGTGGGCGGCAGCAGCTGCACCTATCCCCAACGTGCCGCCATGAATCCCAGCGGCAGCAGCGTCTACGTGGCTTGCGTCTATTCCAACAATGTGGCCATCATAGACACCGCAACGCAAACCGTGTCTCATGTCATTGGTTCCATTTATAGCCCAAACGACATCACATTTAGCCGGGATGGACAGTACGCCTTTATCAGCAAGGGGTACAGCTATGAGGTTGTGGTGGTGAATACAACCAACTTCTTCCAACTGGTTATTCCTATCAACAGCGTTGCCTACAACCTGGTTTCCCATCCTTTCCTGGACCTGATATACATCTCTACCGACAACAATGAGATTTTGGTTCTGGATGCGGCCACGTTTACTGTCGTAAATAGCATCGATTTGGAAGCTCATCCCAGAGACATGGCCATAGCGCCAGACGGCCAATGGCTGTATGTGGGCGATGATTGGGGACGGGTCTGTTTGTGGTGGATTTGA
- a CDS encoding carboxypeptidase regulatory-like domain-containing protein, translating into MNTNTTVATNADLGRLTGFSVAPDGATLYAGGQYTNLIYAIDTATLVAAPIYMPGSLREMAVTCDGRYVYAASGLNFVPIIDAATYTVDNLHVPSFAMGIALCPQTVSTGAILYPSVQRKDAALGTAVTYTTTLRNETGQTDSFDLSLAGAAWPAELSTPTLGPLAQGATANFAVTVTVPAGAAWYDTDALTVTAVSVVSPTVYSDTAVLHTQAYAAPQLGVAPDSLSSTQLVNSQVTQTLTISNGNGVTLTYDFGVFYSPPTPAATQLLSVADRPTEWLLANPAPQPLAEPTTAPGTAVAPTSLVPILTDPPGDGGPADVLEVLAENTGTAVTMQLLFNAGVIPQNVYGNIFLDTDQNADTGASPTNFSGLSSQDVGLEYYVSLFNAPNNLEVYSISSGYVGSLAPVYTANTLLFTIPLAMLNNDDGNMNVAMVLGDFFGPTEWVPEVGHGVIGSSGQYNWLVVSPVDGELVSNSSAEISVTYDSSNLQPGLYPASIRVRNNDPTNAYKSVPVALTVEPTASMGWVEGYVTDYRFGTPLPATIIAQGQPYTITAAANGYYKLWLEAGSYDLHVANDGYVSQQHPVVITAQQSTELNVALVEDAPVFGLSPASISISQYVGSVTDETMTLSNGGPAVMTFAIGERDTTSGLALLAPFTRSAGEMAALQSAKPAGDEHNTGAPTIAAIPAEAFAALQGSTNLLAWTLYTDYYWEYTNSLNAIAQFTTFNLTETDTENPVILAALLATADVFLIPEQEGASGGYLFSLGQTWANALQTFVNQGGTIVLLDHCNETFQLLQGAGLVDMQLDYCTGGNTLEVVNGAHPLVENVPPTFIGLDGLALYLVNDGEPVVKAPNSNSTAVMGKDIAAGHIAVIGFDYYSYNDDMARILANAVQWSGGDVPWLTTTPVTGTVPGYDALDAAVTLDATGRQPGLYTADLIVRTNDLYTPTQVLPVSMEVLPTAVMGHVAGAISDAWTGSPLTATVQLQGVYTMTADPTFDIWADAGTYTLTAFAPGYVTETVTVVIPAGGLLTQNLALVPAQPRLDGLPESVTVTAVAGQSITHSFTLSNTGPVPLNFAWNEMLPPTRLGEAADDLEGKSILFDVSRGGSGLSNFSLLVQDITAAGGVVVENYSNPITPALLAPHDVLWVACCGYTNWSPAELTAISDWLQQGGAIFLYGGGTTNTSQLAQLFEIDYTCCYYYYGDTTNILPHPTTEGINTVFISYGEYAFTFTPDADVLFYDPSGSLPVAVAQEENGGRIVVVAAYTFEDWSVNYADNRDFALNIMDWLASPVYTDVPWVNTEPVTGTILGYTDQSFSLTFDAADLAPGAHHMMLALQHNDQAHNPVLFVPVTFEVVAQTAAVAVVADTISQTAVPGQSATYQIVITNQGNAPDSFAIAAAGDWNATLSAANTGLLAVGQSFTATVTVAVPGTAVNGSSKVTAVTVTSAHNPAISQTLSLTTTAVIPVYKLYLPVTVRP; encoded by the coding sequence TTGAACACAAACACAACCGTGGCAACCAATGCCGACCTGGGGCGGTTGACCGGATTTTCCGTTGCGCCGGATGGTGCAACGCTGTACGCGGGAGGGCAATATACGAACCTCATTTACGCCATTGATACAGCCACCCTGGTGGCTGCGCCCATCTATATGCCAGGGTCGCTCAGGGAAATGGCCGTCACCTGCGACGGCCGTTACGTCTACGCTGCCAGTGGGCTAAACTTTGTGCCCATCATAGACGCCGCCACTTACACGGTGGATAATCTGCACGTACCCAGTTTTGCTATGGGCATTGCCCTGTGCCCGCAAACAGTCAGTACGGGAGCGATACTTTACCCATCGGTGCAGCGGAAGGATGCGGCGCTGGGCACGGCCGTTACCTACACCACCACCCTGCGCAACGAAACCGGGCAAACCGACAGCTTCGATCTGTCGCTGGCCGGGGCAGCCTGGCCTGCCGAACTTTCTACCCCCACGCTTGGCCCGCTTGCTCAAGGCGCAACGGCCAATTTTGCCGTCACCGTGACGGTTCCAGCCGGGGCGGCCTGGTATGATACCGATGCGCTGACAGTGACGGCCGTCTCTGTTGTCAGCCCGACGGTGTACAGCGATACGGCCGTTCTTCACACCCAGGCTTATGCCGCGCCGCAGTTGGGCGTCGCCCCGGATTCCCTCAGCAGCACGCAGTTGGTCAACAGCCAGGTGACGCAAACGCTCACCATTAGCAACGGCAACGGCGTCACGCTGACGTATGACTTTGGCGTTTTTTACAGTCCGCCAACACCGGCCGCGACCCAACTGTTGTCGGTGGCCGACCGGCCGACGGAATGGCTGCTGGCTAACCCTGCGCCACAGCCTTTGGCCGAACCAACCACCGCGCCGGGAACGGCCGTTGCCCCCACCAGCCTGGTTCCCATCCTCACCGATCCACCCGGCGACGGTGGCCCGGCCGATGTGCTGGAAGTGCTGGCCGAAAATACGGGTACGGCCGTTACCATGCAACTCCTATTTAACGCTGGCGTCATCCCGCAAAATGTGTATGGCAACATCTTCCTGGATACCGACCAAAACGCAGATACCGGCGCAAGCCCCACTAATTTTTCTGGACTCTCTAGCCAGGATGTAGGGTTGGAATATTATGTCTCTCTTTTCAACGCACCCAACAATCTGGAGGTTTACTCCATCAGCAGTGGGTACGTTGGCAGCCTCGCACCGGTGTACACAGCCAACACCCTCCTGTTCACTATCCCGCTCGCCATGCTCAACAACGATGATGGCAACATGAACGTTGCCATGGTCCTCGGCGACTTCTTTGGACCAACGGAGTGGGTTCCTGAAGTGGGGCACGGTGTCATTGGTTCATCGGGGCAGTACAATTGGTTGGTCGTATCACCTGTTGACGGCGAACTGGTTAGCAACAGCAGCGCCGAGATTAGCGTCACCTACGACAGCAGCAACCTGCAACCCGGCCTCTACCCGGCGTCCATCCGCGTCCGCAACAACGACCCGACCAACGCCTATAAATCTGTGCCGGTGGCGTTGACAGTCGAACCTACCGCCAGCATGGGCTGGGTAGAAGGGTACGTCACTGACTATCGTTTTGGCACGCCGCTGCCAGCTACCATCATCGCCCAGGGGCAGCCCTACACCATCACGGCCGCCGCCAATGGCTATTACAAGCTCTGGCTGGAAGCCGGCAGCTATGACCTGCACGTCGCCAACGACGGCTATGTGTCGCAGCAGCATCCCGTCGTCATCACTGCCCAACAAAGCACAGAGCTGAACGTCGCTCTGGTGGAAGACGCGCCGGTGTTTGGCCTCTCGCCCGCCAGCATCAGCATCAGCCAATACGTCGGCAGCGTCACCGACGAGACGATGACCTTGAGCAACGGCGGCCCGGCGGTGATGACCTTCGCCATCGGCGAGCGAGACACAACTTCCGGGCTGGCGCTGCTGGCCCCCTTCACCCGCAGCGCAGGCGAGATGGCCGCGCTGCAAAGCGCAAAACCTGCCGGGGATGAACACAATACCGGCGCGCCCACCATCGCCGCCATCCCCGCCGAGGCTTTTGCCGCGCTGCAAGGGAGTACCAACCTGCTGGCCTGGACACTCTACACCGATTATTATTGGGAATATACCAATTCGCTCAACGCCATCGCCCAATTCACTACCTTTAACCTGACGGAAACAGATACCGAAAACCCGGTGATATTGGCGGCGCTGCTGGCAACGGCCGATGTTTTCCTGATCCCCGAACAGGAAGGCGCCAGTGGCGGTTATCTGTTTAGCCTGGGGCAAACATGGGCTAATGCGCTGCAAACCTTTGTTAACCAAGGGGGTACGATTGTCCTGCTGGATCACTGCAATGAGACTTTCCAGCTTTTGCAGGGCGCCGGTTTGGTGGATATGCAGCTGGATTACTGCACCGGTGGCAACACGCTAGAAGTGGTCAACGGCGCGCATCCGTTGGTTGAAAACGTGCCCCCAACTTTCATCGGCCTGGATGGGCTGGCTCTTTATCTGGTGAATGATGGGGAACCTGTGGTTAAGGCGCCAAATTCCAACAGCACGGCCGTCATGGGCAAAGATATAGCCGCCGGGCACATCGCCGTCATTGGGTTTGATTATTACAGCTACAACGACGACATGGCCCGCATCCTGGCTAACGCGGTGCAGTGGTCCGGTGGCGATGTGCCCTGGCTGACCACAACCCCGGTAACAGGGACGGTCCCCGGTTATGATGCGTTGGACGCAGCGGTGACGCTGGATGCCACAGGGCGGCAACCAGGGCTGTACACGGCCGATCTCATCGTGCGCACCAATGATCTTTACACGCCTACCCAGGTTTTGCCGGTGAGCATGGAAGTGCTGCCGACGGCCGTTATGGGGCACGTCGCTGGGGCCATCAGCGATGCCTGGACGGGCAGCCCGCTGACGGCGACCGTGCAGCTCCAGGGCGTGTACACGATGACGGCCGATCCCACCTTCGACATCTGGGCCGACGCCGGTACGTACACGTTGACCGCTTTTGCCCCTGGCTATGTGACAGAAACGGTGACAGTTGTCATTCCCGCCGGTGGGCTGCTGACGCAAAATCTGGCGTTGGTCCCGGCGCAGCCGCGCCTGGATGGGCTGCCAGAGAGTGTGACGGTAACGGCCGTTGCCGGTCAGTCCATCACCCATTCCTTCACCCTGTCCAACACCGGCCCCGTGCCACTCAACTTTGCCTGGAACGAGATGCTCCCCCCCACCCGGTTGGGCGAGGCCGCCGACGATTTGGAAGGTAAAAGCATCCTGTTTGACGTTTCTCGTGGTGGCAGCGGCCTGTCTAACTTCTCGCTGTTGGTCCAGGACATTACCGCTGCTGGCGGCGTGGTTGTTGAGAACTACAGCAATCCCATCACTCCGGCCTTGTTGGCCCCCCATGACGTGCTGTGGGTGGCCTGCTGCGGTTATACAAACTGGTCGCCGGCCGAACTGACGGCCATTTCCGACTGGCTGCAACAAGGCGGCGCCATTTTCCTTTATGGCGGTGGGACGACCAACACCTCTCAACTGGCTCAGTTGTTCGAGATTGACTATACCTGTTGTTATTATTACTATGGCGACACCACAAATATCCTGCCACATCCTACCACAGAAGGCATCAACACCGTCTTTATTAGCTATGGAGAGTATGCCTTTACTTTTACGCCTGATGCCGATGTACTCTTCTATGATCCATCTGGTTCCTTACCGGTAGCGGTAGCCCAGGAAGAAAACGGAGGGCGTATCGTGGTTGTGGCCGCGTACACATTCGAGGATTGGTCTGTCAACTATGCCGACAACCGGGATTTTGCTCTGAATATCATGGACTGGTTGGCTTCACCAGTGTACACAGACGTGCCCTGGGTAAACACGGAGCCGGTTACGGGCACAATTCTGGGCTATACCGATCAATCCTTTAGCCTTACTTTCGACGCCGCCGACCTGGCTCCTGGCGCGCACCACATGATGCTGGCCCTGCAACACAACGATCAGGCGCACAACCCGGTGCTTTTTGTGCCGGTGACGTTTGAAGTGGTGGCGCAAACGGCGGCCGTTGCCGTGGTGGCCGATACGATAAGCCAGACGGCCGTCCCTGGTCAGAGCGCCACATACCAGATCGTCATCACCAACCAGGGCAATGCCCCGGACAGCTTCGCCATCGCTGCGGCTGGTGATTGGAACGCCACCCTGTCGGCGGCCAACACCGGCCTGCTGGCGGTGGGCCAATCCTTTACCGCCACAGTGACGGTGGCCGTTCCGGGCACGGCCGTGAATGGCAGCAGCAAGGTAACGGCCGTTACCGTCACCTCGGCCCATAACCCAGCCATCAGCCAGACCCTGTCACTGACGACGACGGCGGTAATACCTGTCTACAAACTGTACCTGCCGGTGACTGTACGGCCGTAA
- a CDS encoding FAD-binding oxidoreductase, with product MIDKSVPTSTNQTKHYVHPAVLPDEHLEIVGGWGESTQGMSYVYRPSTLEALAKVLALAAQHGRSIAMRGGGNSYGDAFMNDENIVLDMRRMNRVLAWDPENGIVRVESGITIEELWQYIIEDGWWPPVVTGTSKTTIGGCAAMNVHGKNAWRKGTIGDHILQFDLMLPSGEIIMCSRAENSDIFHAAIGGMGLLGCFTSLTLQMTRIYSGYLQVYTQAQPDLAGMFDYFHAYVDESSYIVGWIDAFANGRALGRGDVHRAYYLPEGADPSPSQSLRLDNQHVPENLMGIVPKSIMWLGMRPLMNNVGTRLINKAKYVAGHVGGGKVYRQTHAAFHFLLDYVPHWKKAYGPGGLIQYQPFIPKENALNAFADILRVSHYYDLPNYLTVFKRHRPDDFLLSYGVDGFSMAMDFRITPDNQQKMLKLTRELDEIVLAANGRFYFAKDSTVRPAVAQAFLGEETISQFRALKARCDPDNILQTNLWRRVFGAA from the coding sequence ATGATTGACAAATCAGTACCAACATCAACAAATCAAACGAAACATTACGTTCATCCGGCCGTGCTGCCGGATGAACATCTGGAAATCGTCGGCGGCTGGGGCGAATCCACCCAAGGCATGAGTTATGTTTACCGGCCCAGCACCCTGGAGGCGCTGGCAAAGGTGTTGGCGCTGGCTGCCCAACACGGCCGTTCCATCGCCATGCGCGGCGGCGGCAACAGCTACGGCGACGCCTTCATGAACGACGAAAACATCGTCCTGGATATGCGCCGGATGAACCGCGTGCTGGCATGGGACCCGGAGAACGGCATTGTGCGTGTCGAGTCGGGCATCACCATCGAAGAGCTGTGGCAGTACATCATCGAAGATGGCTGGTGGCCGCCTGTTGTCACCGGCACGTCCAAAACAACCATTGGCGGCTGCGCCGCGATGAACGTCCACGGCAAAAACGCCTGGCGCAAAGGGACGATCGGCGATCACATTTTGCAGTTCGACTTGATGCTGCCATCGGGCGAGATCATCATGTGCAGCCGGGCGGAAAACAGCGACATTTTCCATGCAGCCATCGGCGGCATGGGGTTGTTGGGCTGCTTCACCAGCCTGACCCTGCAAATGACCCGCATTTATTCCGGCTATCTGCAAGTCTACACCCAGGCGCAGCCCGACCTGGCCGGGATGTTTGACTATTTCCATGCTTACGTAGATGAAAGCAGCTACATTGTGGGCTGGATAGATGCTTTTGCCAACGGCCGTGCCCTGGGCCGCGGCGACGTACACCGCGCCTATTACCTGCCAGAAGGGGCCGACCCATCGCCCAGCCAAAGCCTGCGCCTGGACAACCAACACGTGCCGGAGAACCTGATGGGCATCGTGCCCAAATCCATTATGTGGTTGGGGATGCGGCCGTTGATGAACAACGTCGGCACGCGGCTGATCAACAAGGCCAAATATGTCGCCGGTCACGTGGGCGGTGGCAAGGTCTACCGGCAAACCCACGCCGCCTTCCACTTTTTGCTAGACTATGTGCCTCATTGGAAGAAGGCGTATGGGCCGGGTGGGTTGATTCAGTACCAACCCTTCATCCCCAAAGAGAACGCCCTGAACGCCTTCGCCGACATCCTGCGCGTCTCGCACTATTACGACCTGCCCAACTACCTGACCGTCTTCAAACGCCATCGCCCGGATGACTTTTTGCTCAGCTATGGGGTGGATGGCTTTTCGATGGCGATGGATTTCCGCATCACGCCGGACAATCAACAGAAAATGCTAAAGCTCACCCGTGAGCTGGACGAGATTGTGTTGGCGGCGAACGGCCGTTTCTATTTCGCCAAAGACAGCACTGTGCGCCCGGCAGTGGCCCAGGCATTCCTGGGCGAAGAGACCATCAGCCAATTCCGCGCACTCAAGGCGCGCTGCGACCCCGACAACATCCTGCAAACCAACCTCTGGCGGCGCGTCTTTGGCGCTGCATAA
- a CDS encoding SDR family NAD(P)-dependent oxidoreductase, giving the protein MSEKTPIISKPLQPIKRAIVVGASSGIGAALARELVGQGYVVAALARREAELTAVCAALNAPTPNVPRALPYVHDVTDTAVVPALFQRIVQDLGGLDLIVYAAGVQPAVALDEYDLDKDKAMIDTNLIGAIAWLNQAAVRFARARQGHIVAISSIAGDRGRVGSPVYNSSKAGLNTYLEALRNRLSKKRVIVTTIKPGFVDTILLKNAPKTFWVISPEDAARQIVAAIQQKRHVVYVPARWGLVGLIIRHIPSFIFRRLSF; this is encoded by the coding sequence ATGTCTGAAAAAACACCTATCATCTCTAAACCCCTACAACCTATCAAACGCGCCATTGTTGTTGGCGCGTCGTCTGGCATTGGCGCGGCGCTGGCCCGCGAACTGGTCGGCCAGGGCTATGTTGTGGCCGCCCTGGCGCGGCGCGAGGCAGAGCTAACGGCCGTCTGCGCCGCCCTCAACGCCCCCACGCCCAACGTCCCCCGCGCCCTGCCCTATGTGCATGACGTGACCGATACGGCCGTTGTCCCCGCCCTCTTTCAACGCATTGTTCAGGATTTAGGCGGGCTGGACCTCATCGTCTATGCGGCTGGCGTGCAGCCGGCCGTCGCCCTGGATGAATACGACCTGGACAAAGACAAGGCAATGATTGACACCAACCTGATTGGAGCCATCGCCTGGCTGAATCAGGCGGCCGTGCGCTTTGCCCGCGCCCGCCAGGGCCACATCGTCGCCATCAGTTCCATTGCCGGCGACCGGGGGCGCGTGGGATCGCCGGTCTACAACAGCAGCAAGGCTGGGCTGAACACCTACCTGGAAGCGCTACGCAACCGCCTATCTAAAAAGCGGGTCATCGTTACCACCATCAAGCCCGGTTTTGTAGACACCATTCTGCTGAAAAACGCGCCCAAAACCTTCTGGGTTATTTCGCCCGAAGACGCGGCGCGGCAAATTGTCGCCGCCATTCAGCAAAAGCGGCACGTTGTCTATGTACCCGCCCGCTGGGGCCTGGTTGGCCTGATCATTCGCCACATCCCCTCCTTCATCTTCCGGCGGCTCAGCTTCTAA
- a CDS encoding PHP domain-containing protein, with product MSEWVEAVGNMHMHTPYSDGEKWHADIAEAAISAGLDFVIVTDHNVWVDGVEGYYENGNGRVLLLTSEEIHNPRRQPQASHFLAYGAQRELAHYAAEPQRLIDELKAAGGYGFLAHPHEKDLPLLNFDNLGWHDWEIDGYTGLEIWNYMSSIKNQMAAAVEKLPLKFKLLSFLALLRVALNPEKHITGPEPETLAFWDQLLSEGKQIHAIGNSDAHGTPIRLGPWERIIYPYEDLFRAVNTHILLPKPFSGNIEQDKKMIYNAIGNGRAWVAYDLPHPTKGFRFTGQGLNKGSMGDKVRLDAGATLQVKTPAPANIRLIRHGRIVAAIENKTNLTYIPVDEGAYRVECTRPFQGKERGWIYSNPIYLW from the coding sequence ATGAGCGAATGGGTTGAAGCAGTCGGTAACATGCACATGCACACGCCCTACTCCGATGGCGAGAAGTGGCACGCGGACATCGCCGAGGCCGCTATCAGCGCCGGGCTGGATTTTGTCATCGTCACCGACCACAATGTGTGGGTGGATGGCGTGGAAGGGTACTACGAGAATGGCAACGGCCGTGTCCTGCTCCTCACCAGCGAAGAAATTCACAACCCACGCCGCCAACCCCAGGCCAGTCACTTCCTGGCCTATGGCGCGCAGCGCGAACTGGCCCATTATGCCGCCGAACCACAGCGCCTCATTGACGAGTTAAAAGCGGCCGGCGGTTACGGCTTCCTGGCCCATCCCCACGAAAAAGATTTGCCCCTGCTCAACTTCGACAATTTGGGCTGGCACGATTGGGAGATTGACGGTTATACCGGCCTGGAAATCTGGAATTATATGTCCAGCATTAAAAACCAGATGGCTGCAGCAGTGGAAAAGCTGCCGCTCAAATTCAAGCTCCTCAGCTTTTTAGCCCTGCTGCGCGTCGCCCTCAACCCGGAAAAGCACATCACCGGCCCCGAGCCAGAGACGCTGGCCTTCTGGGACCAACTGCTCAGCGAAGGCAAACAAATCCACGCCATTGGCAACAGCGACGCCCACGGCACACCCATCCGTCTGGGACCCTGGGAACGCATTATCTACCCCTACGAGGACCTGTTCCGCGCTGTCAACACCCACATCCTGCTGCCCAAACCCTTCAGCGGCAACATAGAACAGGACAAAAAGATGATCTACAACGCCATTGGCAATGGGCGCGCCTGGGTGGCCTACGATCTGCCCCACCCCACCAAAGGCTTTCGCTTCACCGGGCAGGGGCTAAACAAGGGCAGCATGGGCGACAAAGTACGCCTGGATGCCGGGGCGACGCTTCAGGTAAAAACGCCGGCCCCGGCCAATATCCGCCTCATCCGGCACGGCCGTATCGTGGCCGCCATCGAAAACAAAACCAACCTCACCTATATCCCTGTGGACGAAGGGGCCTACCGCGTGGAATGCACACGGCCGTTCCAGGGCAAAGAGCGCGGCTGGATTTACAGCAACCCGATTTATTTGTGGTAG
- the ugpC gene encoding sn-glycerol-3-phosphate ABC transporter ATP-binding protein UgpC, with product MASVTYRSVYKRFGDVVVINDLNMDIADKEFVVFVGPSGCGKSTSLRMLAGLEEISEGEIMIGDRVVNDVPPKDRDIAMVFQSYALYPHMSVYDNMAFGLKLRKTPKAEIDRRVKEAADILGLGVLLDRKPKALSGGQRQRVAVGRAIVREPSVFLMDEPLSNLDAKLRVSARAEITKLHKRLGTTFIYVTHDQVEAMTMGDRIAVLADGILQQIDSPRNLYNKPNNVFVAGFIGSPSMNFFNATVIQEEGHLFLDTGDFRVQIPDSRKTIYQSYAGKEVTMGMRPEHVHSPEFAPPSIVASPFKATAELVELLGHELHLYVNTGKNSMVATVDTRMNVTVGNTVDLVMDMNNVYLFDKTTEQAIR from the coding sequence ATGGCGAGTGTAACGTACAGAAGTGTATACAAGCGTTTCGGAGATGTTGTTGTCATTAATGACTTGAACATGGACATTGCCGATAAAGAATTTGTGGTTTTTGTCGGTCCTTCGGGTTGTGGCAAATCCACCAGCTTACGGATGCTTGCCGGTTTGGAAGAGATCAGTGAAGGCGAGATCATGATTGGCGACCGGGTAGTCAACGACGTGCCGCCCAAAGACCGCGACATTGCCATGGTCTTCCAATCCTACGCCTTGTACCCCCATATGAGTGTTTACGACAACATGGCTTTTGGTTTGAAACTGCGCAAAACCCCCAAAGCGGAAATTGACCGTCGCGTAAAAGAAGCGGCCGACATTCTAGGTCTGGGTGTGCTGTTAGACCGCAAACCGAAGGCGCTTTCCGGTGGTCAGCGCCAACGTGTGGCCGTGGGCCGCGCCATCGTCCGTGAACCATCGGTGTTCTTGATGGACGAGCCGTTGTCTAACCTGGATGCGAAACTGCGCGTTTCGGCCCGCGCTGAAATTACCAAACTGCACAAGCGTTTGGGAACCACCTTCATCTACGTGACGCACGATCAGGTGGAGGCCATGACCATGGGCGACCGCATTGCCGTGTTGGCCGATGGTATCTTGCAGCAAATTGATTCGCCGCGTAATTTGTACAACAAACCCAACAACGTTTTTGTCGCCGGTTTCATCGGCAGCCCCAGCATGAACTTCTTTAACGCTACCGTGATTCAGGAAGAAGGCCATCTATTTCTGGACACAGGCGATTTCCGGGTGCAGATTCCCGACAGCCGCAAAACGATTTATCAATCCTATGCCGGCAAGGAAGTGACGATGGGGATGCGGCCGGAACATGTACATTCGCCCGAATTTGCCCCGCCCAGCATTGTGGCTTCGCCGTTTAAGGCGACGGCCGAATTGGTTGAGTTGTTAGGCCATGAGCTGCACCTGTATGTCAATACCGGTAAAAACAGCATGGTCGCCACGGTGGATACCCGGATGAACGTGACGGTGGGTAATACGGTGGACCTGGTTATGGACATGAACAATGTCTATCTCTTCGATAAGACGACGGAGCAGGCTATCCGTTAA